A region of Candidatus Caccoplasma merdavium DNA encodes the following proteins:
- a CDS encoding TetR/AcrR family transcriptional regulator — MEEKIIAVAKQVFLEKGYEMTSMSDIAARVGINRPTLHYYFRTKERMFQAVAAPILDAFVPKIEGIIKADCPFMDKVERLIDAYMLVFIENPNLPRFVVGEMHRDIDNFLNLIGKFPTEHVLKLLLELLLDEMEKGNIRRVSLPVEMGTFYSQMTFPFLTENMLTHLFFEEPGAYRKFLEEEWKPNMLSLMRHLLQP; from the coding sequence ATGGAAGAAAAAATTATAGCGGTGGCCAAGCAGGTTTTCCTGGAAAAGGGGTATGAAATGACCAGCATGAGCGACATTGCGGCCCGGGTGGGCATCAACCGCCCGACGCTGCATTATTATTTCCGCACCAAAGAACGCATGTTTCAGGCTGTTGCCGCTCCCATTCTCGACGCTTTCGTGCCTAAAATCGAAGGTATAATCAAGGCCGATTGCCCCTTTATGGATAAGGTAGAGCGGTTGATTGATGCTTATATGCTCGTTTTTATCGAAAATCCGAATCTGCCCCGTTTTGTGGTGGGGGAGATGCATCGCGACATCGATAATTTTTTGAACCTGATAGGAAAGTTCCCTACTGAGCATGTCCTGAAATTGTTGTTGGAATTGTTGCTCGATGAGATGGAAAAGGGGAATATCCGACGGGTTTCTCTTCCGGTGGAGATGGGTACTTTTTACAGCCAGATGACGTTCCCGTTTTTGACGGAGAACATGTTGACCCATCTTTTCTTTGAGGAACCGGGCGCGTATCGGAAATTCTTGGAGGAGGAGTGGAAGCCGAACATGCTTTCGCTGATGCGCCACTTGCTTCAACCGTAG
- a CDS encoding DNA adenine methylase, which yields MKKLYLSAPLPFVGQKRNFARAFIETLKHFDDATTFVDLFGGSGLLSHITKHCRPDATVVYNDFDDYRRRIEEIPQTNALLAQIRALASGVKRHQRITGDIRESIFECIAAAENSGYVDYITLSSSLMFSMKYKLSLEEMRKEALYNNVRTTDYPICPDYLEGLTITNCDYKELFARYKDVPGVVFLVDPPYLSTDVTTYSMYWRLSDYLDVLTVLNGHSFVYFTSNKSSIVELCEWMDKNRTLGDPFEGCVKSEFNAHMNYNSKYTDMMLYKRHDTPHTSSAA from the coding sequence ATGAAAAAACTGTACCTATCCGCGCCCCTTCCCTTTGTGGGACAGAAACGAAATTTTGCAAGAGCGTTTATCGAGACGTTGAAACACTTCGACGATGCCACAACCTTTGTCGACTTGTTCGGAGGCTCCGGCCTGTTGTCTCACATCACCAAACATTGCCGTCCGGACGCGACCGTCGTTTACAACGATTTCGACGACTACCGCCGTCGCATCGAAGAAATTCCCCAAACGAACGCCCTCCTTGCCCAAATAAGGGCTCTGGCCTCCGGGGTCAAACGACATCAACGCATCACCGGGGACATTCGAGAGAGTATCTTTGAATGTATAGCCGCGGCCGAAAACAGCGGCTATGTCGACTACATCACCCTGTCGTCATCGCTGATGTTCTCCATGAAATACAAGTTGTCCCTCGAAGAGATGCGCAAGGAGGCGTTGTATAATAATGTACGCACGACAGACTATCCGATTTGCCCCGACTACCTCGAAGGTCTTACCATTACAAATTGCGATTATAAAGAGCTCTTTGCTCGTTACAAAGACGTTCCGGGTGTCGTGTTCCTTGTCGATCCTCCTTATTTGAGTACGGATGTCACCACTTATTCGATGTATTGGAGGCTGTCCGACTACTTGGATGTGCTGACCGTTCTGAATGGCCACTCGTTTGTGTACTTCACGTCAAACAAGTCCTCTATTGTGGAGCTTTGCGAATGGATGGATAAGAACCGGACGTTGGGCGACCCCTTTGAGGGTTGCGTGAAATCCGAGTTTAATGCGCACATGAATTATAACTCCAAGTACACGGACATGATGCTGTATAAGAGGCATGATACGCCGCACACAAGTTCTGCCGCGTGA
- a CDS encoding thymidylate synthase: MNKYYQMLTRIIETGKRQRNKKGEIIYLLNERLHLTPADLLDIFEGHNIARKKLRNELDLFMQGERTVEKYRDAGINWWDYCGPVLVNSYPTYLEKLPPLIERINREKRNSKNYVLFLGATGAESNQAPCLSLVQFQIDDGRLVVSAYQRSSDANLGLPADIYHLYLMARQIDLPLGSITLNLGNVHIYETNREKTRELLSGNENVKFELNV, encoded by the coding sequence ATGAACAAATATTATCAAATGCTGACCCGCATCATCGAAACGGGAAAACGGCAAAGGAACAAAAAAGGCGAAATCATCTACCTGCTCAACGAGAGGTTACACCTTACACCCGCCGACCTACTCGACATTTTCGAGGGGCACAACATCGCCCGCAAAAAACTGCGGAACGAACTCGACCTCTTCATGCAAGGCGAGCGCACCGTGGAGAAATACCGCGATGCCGGTATCAACTGGTGGGATTATTGCGGCCCCGTATTGGTGAACAGTTACCCCACCTATTTGGAAAAGCTCCCACCGCTTATCGAACGGATAAACCGGGAAAAACGCAACAGCAAGAACTACGTCCTCTTTCTGGGCGCCACCGGTGCGGAAAGCAACCAAGCCCCCTGCCTGAGCTTAGTGCAGTTCCAGATCGATGATGGCCGGCTGGTCGTGTCGGCCTACCAACGCAGTTCCGATGCAAACCTCGGACTGCCCGCAGACATCTACCACCTCTACCTCATGGCCCGGCAGATAGACCTACCCCTTGGGTCAATCACCCTGAATCTCGGGAATGTCCACATCTATGAAACCAACCGGGAAAAAACCCGCGAACTGCTCTCGGGAAATGAAAATGTAAAGTTTGAATTAAATGTATAA
- a CDS encoding tail fiber protein, producing the protein MKRTIGNFTTQAEQYFPVDAETFASMEENISLVQIIGNLAGDKAVLRGCELQEEGTRRAPGYVFIRTKEFPDGEVLYFEGGAVASGMYLNASAVSVSSGGVDFPRAYTVRCLSPGIGGENFKWEDFHEADTLPELRAELSELETAFQKIQPQPVGSVQLFAGENVPDGWLLCNGAQYAQKDYPELYAAIGAAFNRAMSANDEAYTTTAGYFRVPDLRGRFVVGRSDSDDDYDALGAAGGKKNVTLTAEESGLPLHTHTFRWQSFGNSSSDSDVTRICRGHSGVKDAAKETENAGGRNASKSHENRPPYYTLTYIIKAR; encoded by the coding sequence ATGAAACGAACGATTGGCAATTTTACGACACAGGCCGAGCAGTATTTCCCCGTCGATGCGGAGACTTTCGCCTCGATGGAGGAGAACATCAGCCTCGTGCAGATTATCGGCAACCTCGCCGGTGACAAGGCCGTGCTCCGGGGGTGCGAACTCCAAGAAGAGGGCACGAGACGAGCTCCGGGTTATGTGTTTATTCGCACGAAAGAGTTCCCCGACGGGGAGGTCCTTTATTTTGAGGGCGGTGCGGTGGCATCGGGCATGTACCTCAACGCTTCGGCGGTCTCTGTGTCGTCGGGAGGCGTGGACTTCCCCCGGGCCTACACCGTGCGCTGCCTCTCGCCGGGCATCGGCGGGGAAAATTTCAAATGGGAAGATTTCCACGAGGCAGATACCCTGCCGGAGTTGCGGGCGGAACTGTCGGAACTGGAAACAGCCTTCCAAAAGATACAGCCCCAACCGGTGGGATCTGTACAGCTCTTTGCCGGGGAGAACGTCCCGGACGGCTGGCTTCTCTGCAACGGGGCGCAATACGCCCAAAAGGATTATCCGGAACTCTATGCGGCCATCGGTGCGGCCTTCAACCGGGCCATGTCGGCAAATGACGAGGCTTATACCACGACTGCCGGCTATTTCCGGGTGCCCGACCTGCGCGGGCGGTTCGTCGTGGGTCGCAGCGACTCCGATGATGACTATGACGCTTTGGGGGCTGCCGGCGGAAAGAAAAACGTAACCCTCACGGCCGAAGAGTCGGGGCTGCCTTTGCATACGCACACGTTCCGCTGGCAGAGCTTCGGAAATTCCTCGTCGGACAGTGATGTTACCCGCATCTGCCGGGGACACTCGGGGGTAAAAGATGCCGCCAAAGAGACGGAGAACGCCGGCGGTAGGAACGCCTCGAAGTCGCACGAAAACCGGCCGCCTTACTACACGCTTACCTACATCATCAAAGCACGATAG
- a CDS encoding tape measure protein — protein sequence MAGNIVEYTLSLQDKISGKLSRIGIANDRQLAVWSRVQRQVVQADRTMQDFGVSIGSLTGRIAALRAEREWIPAGNIEAIRTTNREIQSLERQLRRLESTTGGRLKTAFSEAFGSLPFASAITNPIVLAGTAGVAALKKGFEREKTQISFEVLLGSKEAGGRLVSDLQQYGAATPYMAADLQENAKMMLSFGIAADRVMPNIKMLGDIAMGDREKMNSLTLAFSQMTSTGKLMGQDLLQMINAGFNPLNEISRTTGKSMAVLKDEMSKGEISAEMVRDAFISATSAGGLFYNMTERLGSSKSGRWSTLLDNTVMLLWKLYDIIEPFINPVFAVFSRLIDYTAGLLSWIHKGVTGCVSAFRRWFDLLSGGNTAVTILTALLGIMAATMGVVIARAKLAALWAGIVTTAKWAWTAAQTALNASMWASPTTWIIAGVVALIAVIAYLCYKIEGWGSLWEGVIGFMKYTFYAFVDGVKLYFSTLVNGIMIGLDKIKLGWYEFKEAVGLGNSAENRAAIAAIGADVEARQQAITAGAQRVADHLKNAGRSLAGIDMSWNSEKSLSDIVSGFGAKLGISSPSIPGLGGSETESGINPTGGEVAKNATEAVATGGTRNTTINISIGNMVERIVYEGGYDDNRENMERDMESLFIRVLQMAKTAQ from the coding sequence ATGGCAGGCAATATCGTTGAATATACCCTCTCCCTACAAGATAAAATCTCGGGCAAGCTCTCGCGCATAGGCATTGCCAACGACCGGCAACTGGCGGTGTGGAGCCGGGTGCAACGGCAGGTCGTACAAGCCGACCGCACGATGCAGGACTTCGGCGTGAGCATCGGTTCGCTGACGGGACGTATTGCCGCCCTGCGTGCCGAGCGGGAGTGGATACCGGCCGGAAACATCGAAGCGATACGCACCACCAACCGGGAAATACAATCGCTCGAAAGGCAGTTGCGCCGGTTGGAGAGTACGACAGGCGGCCGTTTGAAGACGGCTTTTTCCGAAGCATTCGGTAGCCTGCCGTTCGCCTCGGCCATCACCAACCCCATCGTACTGGCCGGAACGGCAGGAGTGGCGGCTTTGAAGAAAGGTTTTGAACGGGAAAAGACACAGATATCCTTCGAAGTGCTGCTCGGCTCGAAAGAAGCCGGCGGGCGGTTGGTCTCCGACCTCCAGCAATACGGGGCGGCCACACCCTACATGGCGGCGGATTTGCAGGAAAATGCCAAAATGATGCTCTCCTTCGGTATCGCTGCAGACCGCGTCATGCCAAATATCAAGATGTTGGGGGATATAGCCATGGGCGACCGGGAAAAGATGAACTCCCTGACACTGGCTTTTTCCCAAATGACCTCCACCGGCAAACTCATGGGTCAAGACCTGCTGCAGATGATTAACGCAGGTTTCAACCCCCTGAATGAAATATCAAGGACGACCGGCAAGTCGATGGCCGTGTTGAAAGATGAAATGAGCAAGGGGGAAATATCGGCAGAAATGGTCCGAGACGCCTTCATTTCGGCTACCTCTGCGGGCGGGCTGTTTTACAACATGACCGAACGTCTCGGCAGTTCAAAGTCCGGGAGATGGTCTACCTTGTTGGACAACACCGTCATGCTGCTTTGGAAACTGTATGATATCATCGAGCCATTCATCAATCCGGTATTTGCCGTTTTCTCCCGACTTATCGACTACACCGCCGGTCTTTTGTCTTGGATACATAAGGGTGTAACAGGTTGCGTGTCTGCTTTCAGACGCTGGTTCGACCTGCTTTCCGGGGGGAACACAGCCGTAACTATACTTACGGCCTTGTTGGGAATAATGGCCGCAACGATGGGGGTCGTCATTGCCCGGGCCAAACTGGCCGCCTTATGGGCGGGTATAGTTACCACGGCCAAATGGGCGTGGACGGCGGCGCAAACGGCATTGAACGCTTCCATGTGGGCTTCCCCCACGACATGGATCATTGCCGGTGTGGTGGCTCTTATTGCCGTCATCGCCTACCTCTGTTATAAAATCGAGGGGTGGGGTTCCCTTTGGGAAGGTGTCATCGGATTCATGAAATACACCTTCTACGCATTCGTCGACGGGGTAAAGCTCTATTTCTCCACCCTTGTGAACGGCATCATGATCGGGCTCGACAAAATAAAGTTGGGCTGGTACGAATTCAAAGAGGCGGTAGGCTTGGGAAACAGCGCGGAAAACCGGGCGGCCATAGCTGCCATCGGTGCCGACGTGGAAGCCCGGCAACAGGCCATTACTGCAGGAGCGCAACGTGTGGCCGACCATTTGAAGAATGCCGGCCGGTCGCTCGCCGGCATCGATATGTCATGGAATTCGGAAAAGTCTTTGTCGGACATCGTTTCGGGATTCGGGGCCAAACTGGGCATATCTTCCCCGTCCATACCCGGACTCGGCGGGTCGGAAACGGAAAGCGGAATCAACCCTACGGGCGGGGAGGTGGCCAAAAACGCCACCGAAGCCGTCGCCACGGGCGGGACACGGAACACGACCATCAACATCTCTATCGGGAACATGGTCGAACGTATCGTTTACGAAGGCGGCTACGACGACAATCGGGAAAACATGGAGCGGGACATGGAGAGCCTATTTATCCGGGTTTTACAAATGGCAAAAACGGCACAATAA
- a CDS encoding HK97 family phage prohead protease → MAKRLIWTDEELNSYGFRVLTSGIDMTRFEKNPVMLFNHHRTLYGKKDEILPIGIWKNYGAGEGGIMSGEPVFDKKDDFAAKIADKVEGGFLKACSIGIRIIEVSEAPEHLKPGQTRATVTKCELREVSIVDIPSNPNAAGIVLYDDNDRVIELSDDRDCPVRLIHKQTNHKPMKEIALKLGLPENAGDAEVLSAITRLQESHKQEIAALQAAKEKAEAEVKRLSEEKIAGEKAEASTQVEQAIKEGKIPADLKETYLKLFETDFANTRKILGSLPARQSLRGKIADGGEGECLAKMTWDEIDRSGRLLELKEKYPDLYEKKYKEMCSTLNIQNS, encoded by the coding sequence ATGGCAAAAAGACTTATCTGGACAGACGAAGAATTAAACAGTTACGGTTTCCGGGTACTGACATCGGGCATCGACATGACACGCTTTGAAAAGAACCCCGTGATGCTGTTCAACCACCACCGCACATTGTACGGTAAGAAAGACGAGATACTTCCCATCGGCATTTGGAAGAACTACGGGGCCGGGGAAGGCGGCATCATGTCCGGCGAACCCGTTTTCGACAAGAAAGACGATTTTGCGGCCAAGATCGCGGATAAAGTGGAAGGCGGTTTTTTGAAAGCCTGCTCGATCGGAATCCGTATCATAGAGGTGAGCGAAGCCCCCGAGCACCTTAAACCCGGACAGACCCGGGCGACGGTAACGAAATGCGAATTGCGCGAAGTGTCGATCGTCGACATACCCTCCAATCCGAATGCGGCGGGCATTGTCCTTTACGACGACAATGACCGGGTCATTGAATTATCCGACGATAGGGACTGTCCCGTTCGTCTTATTCATAAACAAACAAATCATAAACCAATGAAAGAAATTGCTTTGAAGCTCGGGCTGCCTGAAAACGCTGGGGACGCGGAGGTGTTATCTGCCATCACCCGGTTACAGGAGAGCCATAAACAGGAGATCGCCGCCCTGCAAGCGGCAAAAGAGAAAGCCGAGGCCGAAGTGAAACGGTTGTCCGAAGAAAAAATCGCCGGGGAGAAAGCCGAAGCCTCCACACAAGTGGAGCAGGCCATAAAAGAGGGAAAAATCCCTGCTGACCTGAAAGAAACCTACTTGAAGCTGTTCGAGACCGATTTCGCAAATACCCGTAAGATTCTCGGAAGCCTGCCTGCCCGGCAGAGCCTGCGCGGGAAAATTGCCGACGGAGGGGAAGGCGAATGCCTCGCAAAGATGACGTGGGACGAAATCGATCGTTCCGGCCGTCTGTTGGAATTGAAAGAAAAGTACCCCGACCTGTACGAGAAAAAGTACAAAGAAATGTGTTCAACGCTAAACATTCAAAACTCATAA
- a CDS encoding terminase: MSLTKQEIEIRKGYAFRLFMSGESQKSIARTVGITEATVSRWAGKEEWDKKKQEQNTSTLALANSMMAAARKMSELIISNIENGNTDIGTITKCSDNLVKIMAAAERIAKTVTRATVIDVVIALDRWLVQRAEVDECLSPEMLESITGFHRKYIEYITSNET, encoded by the coding sequence ATGTCTCTTACGAAACAAGAAATCGAAATACGGAAAGGTTACGCTTTTCGTCTTTTCATGAGCGGGGAATCCCAAAAATCGATAGCGCGGACCGTGGGTATTACGGAAGCGACGGTAAGCCGGTGGGCGGGAAAAGAGGAATGGGACAAGAAAAAACAGGAGCAGAACACTTCGACGCTTGCCTTGGCCAATTCCATGATGGCGGCGGCCCGTAAAATGTCAGAACTCATCATCTCGAACATCGAGAACGGGAATACCGATATAGGGACGATCACCAAGTGCTCGGACAACCTTGTCAAAATCATGGCGGCGGCCGAACGTATCGCCAAGACCGTTACCAGGGCGACGGTCATCGACGTGGTCATCGCCCTCGACCGCTGGCTGGTGCAACGGGCGGAAGTCGATGAGTGTCTTTCTCCTGAAATGCTCGAATCGATTACCGGTTTTCACAGGAAATATATCGAATATATCACCTCAAACGAGACATGA
- a CDS encoding DUF1320 family protein gives MYLSAEELKTAMYAHVVEEITGGDVSIVCQAIEAAVEEAKSYLSNRYDVEKIFSAVGEGRNAMILENIKVMAVWRIITICNAETIYEMWKERYDRVVDFFKNVAKGIVAPALPLRTDEKGNIELQAKFGSNPKFHHSL, from the coding sequence ATGTATTTATCCGCAGAAGAATTGAAAACAGCCATGTATGCCCATGTCGTCGAAGAGATTACCGGTGGGGACGTTTCAATCGTTTGCCAAGCCATCGAAGCAGCCGTGGAAGAAGCGAAGTCTTACCTGTCCAACCGCTACGACGTGGAGAAGATATTCTCGGCCGTCGGGGAGGGACGGAACGCCATGATTCTCGAAAACATCAAGGTCATGGCCGTATGGCGCATCATCACCATCTGCAATGCCGAAACCATCTATGAGATGTGGAAAGAGCGCTACGACCGTGTGGTCGACTTTTTCAAGAACGTGGCCAAAGGGATTGTCGCGCCTGCCTTGCCGCTCCGGACGGACGAAAAAGGCAATATCGAACTGCAAGCCAAATTCGGCTCTAACCCCAAATTTCATCATTCTTTATAA
- a CDS encoding DUF935 family protein, translated as MKRKKQDHAPSGRKRKNGASLVRRVIERHESITRKDIADWKKARQQATSDYEPKQVLLQNLYEEVMLDALMSSQVGLRIDKSQGVDFSLVQGGKTDEEQTRILKDSGLFDQLVELIVESKFYGCSLIEFSYTPDGIRADLVRRQNVAPKTGRFYPDTYGSEFVSYREEPEFGRWLVELYPREGDLGLLNKAVPYVLMKKFAMSCWSELCEIFGIPPRVMKTNTSDPEMLSRAEQMMKEIGSAAYFIIDTEENFDFAQGVATNGEVYKNLIDTCNQQLSLLNLAAVLGQDTVNGNRSKEESSSKLLDSVVKADNRFIESSFNRIILPALASIGVLKPGLRLVIAKEVDVEKLWKMVHEGSQYYDFDIDWVRETFGIEVTGLRTDTAPAVSPAPGNKKDGKAGASGSGETRELPDDFFF; from the coding sequence ATGAAAAGAAAAAAACAGGACCATGCCCCTTCCGGGAGAAAACGGAAGAACGGGGCCTCGCTGGTACGCCGTGTCATCGAACGGCACGAGTCGATAACGCGGAAAGACATTGCCGACTGGAAAAAGGCCCGGCAACAGGCCACAAGCGATTACGAACCCAAACAGGTGCTTCTGCAAAACCTCTATGAAGAAGTCATGCTCGATGCGTTGATGTCCTCCCAGGTGGGACTGCGCATCGATAAAAGCCAGGGGGTGGACTTTTCGCTGGTGCAAGGGGGAAAAACCGACGAGGAACAAACCCGGATACTCAAGGATAGCGGCCTTTTCGACCAGTTGGTCGAGCTGATTGTCGAAAGCAAGTTTTACGGCTGTTCCTTGATTGAGTTTTCCTATACGCCCGATGGTATCCGCGCCGACCTCGTGCGCCGCCAGAACGTGGCGCCCAAGACGGGACGGTTTTATCCCGACACCTACGGGAGCGAATTCGTGTCGTACCGGGAAGAACCGGAATTCGGCCGGTGGCTCGTCGAACTATACCCCCGGGAAGGGGATTTGGGGCTGCTCAACAAGGCCGTCCCCTATGTGCTGATGAAGAAGTTCGCCATGTCGTGCTGGAGCGAGCTGTGCGAAATCTTCGGCATTCCGCCGCGCGTCATGAAAACGAACACGTCCGACCCCGAAATGCTCTCCCGAGCGGAACAAATGATGAAGGAGATTGGTTCGGCCGCCTACTTCATCATCGATACCGAGGAGAACTTCGATTTTGCACAGGGTGTCGCTACAAACGGGGAGGTTTACAAGAATCTCATCGATACCTGTAACCAACAACTTTCCTTGCTGAACCTCGCTGCCGTGCTGGGGCAGGATACCGTGAATGGAAACCGCTCGAAGGAGGAAAGTTCCTCCAAATTGCTCGACTCCGTGGTGAAGGCCGATAACCGTTTCATAGAATCCTCTTTCAACAGGATCATACTCCCGGCGCTCGCCTCCATCGGCGTCCTCAAACCCGGGCTACGGTTGGTCATCGCCAAGGAGGTCGATGTGGAAAAGTTGTGGAAAATGGTACACGAGGGATCCCAGTACTACGATTTCGACATAGACTGGGTACGCGAGACGTTCGGCATCGAGGTTACCGGATTGCGTACCGACACGGCTCCGGCGGTTTCTCCGGCTCCGGGGAATAAAAAGGACGGAAAAGCGGGCGCTTCCGGAAGCGGGGAAACACGGGAGCTGCCGGATGATTTTTTCTTTTAA
- a CDS encoding phage virion morphogenesis protein, with amino-acid sequence MAKMTPGQFKAEIERLREMSPDFMARIAPLVAANTAVAVFKNNFRTESFDGVKWKEVQRRDGHSPAYRYAAKYHPARTTRNILTGDTGDLGRSIEVKEVGEGRATVWTSPQEFGSKEPYGAVHNEGLKAGRGAGFIMPRRQFMGDTPNLRGKTVKELGKALDRLFKK; translated from the coding sequence ATGGCAAAAATGACTCCCGGACAATTCAAAGCGGAAATAGAAAGGCTGCGTGAGATGTCGCCCGACTTTATGGCCCGTATAGCCCCGTTGGTGGCGGCGAATACGGCGGTTGCGGTCTTTAAAAACAACTTCCGAACCGAGAGCTTCGACGGGGTGAAGTGGAAAGAGGTACAACGACGCGACGGGCATTCTCCGGCTTATCGGTATGCGGCAAAGTACCACCCGGCAAGGACGACGCGGAACATATTGACCGGAGACACCGGTGACCTGGGCCGTTCCATCGAGGTGAAGGAGGTGGGGGAAGGGCGGGCTACCGTATGGACTTCCCCACAGGAATTCGGCAGTAAGGAGCCTTACGGGGCGGTTCATAACGAAGGCTTGAAAGCGGGACGGGGTGCCGGATTCATCATGCCCCGTCGCCAGTTTATGGGAGACACCCCCAATTTGCGGGGGAAAACGGTGAAAGAACTCGGGAAAGCATTGGACCGGCTCTTCAAAAAATAA
- a CDS encoding DUF3164 family protein, whose protein sequence is MNEEKKQAVMMTEAQIAEYEAFQRAKAAKTAKEQAKRDRAAYSQLVDEEVTAALPRLKELSGTISAVKGEILERFSAILQMKADVLRRVKEDQKSHTFTTSDGTRRITIGRHQCDGWRDTVNDGVAIVKEACLSLIKDDTTRALVNQMMRLLSRDAAGNLKANKALQLRKLANELNDERLNEGITIIEEAYIPQLSKTYIYAEYKDEKSGAWKQIPLGMTEA, encoded by the coding sequence ATGAACGAAGAGAAGAAGCAGGCCGTCATGATGACGGAGGCGCAAATCGCAGAGTATGAAGCCTTCCAACGGGCCAAAGCCGCCAAGACAGCAAAGGAACAAGCCAAACGCGACCGCGCGGCCTACAGCCAGCTGGTCGATGAAGAAGTAACCGCCGCTCTGCCCCGGCTCAAAGAGCTGAGCGGGACAATTTCGGCCGTCAAAGGGGAAATCCTCGAACGGTTTTCCGCCATATTGCAGATGAAAGCCGATGTCTTGCGACGGGTAAAAGAAGACCAGAAATCGCATACCTTCACCACTTCCGACGGTACCCGCCGCATCACCATCGGCCGTCACCAGTGCGACGGTTGGAGAGATACCGTAAACGACGGTGTCGCCATTGTCAAAGAAGCGTGCCTCTCGCTCATCAAGGACGACACCACGCGGGCGCTCGTCAACCAAATGATGCGGCTGCTCTCCCGGGACGCTGCAGGGAACCTGAAAGCCAACAAGGCCCTGCAACTACGCAAATTGGCGAATGAGTTGAACGACGAACGGCTGAACGAAGGGATCACCATCATAGAGGAGGCTTATATCCCGCAGCTGTCGAAAACCTATATTTATGCCGAATACAAAGACGAAAAAAGTGGGGCATGGAAACAGATACCCCTCGGCATGACCGAGGCGTGA
- a CDS encoding AAA family ATPase has product MPKRAYSPKEIAAKKWTTLSWGEKWSKPFGFPADTASWFISGASASGKSSFVMQLGKELCNYGTVLYISYEEGVNQSFQRRMGYLKMDEVQGKFRVAVGESYEEVIERLKKPKSPKFIIIDSFQVAPWEYPDAEALMKRFPRKCFIWVSQEKKSQPMGSGALKLRYICDMKLRVVGYKAYCQGRAIGEPGSYFVVWEEGIIQTSNNL; this is encoded by the coding sequence ATGCCCAAACGAGCGTACAGCCCGAAAGAGATAGCCGCCAAGAAATGGACAACATTGTCATGGGGCGAGAAGTGGAGCAAGCCGTTCGGTTTCCCCGCAGACACCGCCTCGTGGTTCATCAGCGGAGCATCGGCCAGCGGAAAAAGTTCTTTCGTGATGCAACTGGGCAAAGAACTGTGCAACTACGGGACGGTGTTGTACATCAGCTACGAGGAGGGTGTGAACCAGAGCTTCCAACGCAGGATGGGTTACCTGAAAATGGACGAGGTGCAGGGGAAGTTCCGGGTTGCAGTAGGCGAAAGTTATGAAGAGGTCATAGAGCGGCTGAAAAAGCCGAAAAGTCCGAAGTTCATTATCATCGATTCTTTTCAGGTCGCCCCGTGGGAATATCCCGATGCCGAGGCATTGATGAAGCGCTTTCCGAGAAAGTGCTTTATATGGGTAAGCCAAGAGAAAAAAAGCCAACCGATGGGAAGCGGTGCACTGAAACTGAGATATATCTGCGACATGAAATTGCGTGTGGTGGGTTATAAGGCTTACTGTCAAGGAAGAGCCATCGGTGAACCGGGAAGTTACTTTGTTGTATGGGAAGAGGGAATCATTCAAACGAGTAACAACTTATGA